A single region of the Deefgea piscis genome encodes:
- the flgK gene encoding flagellar hook-associated protein FlgK, which yields MASSVFGIGVSGLNAANLGLTTTGHNIANVNTDGYSRQTIKQSAPYPLLTGNGFNGLGVQVDSIKRVYDQFLTRAVDIAQTQSSYQQTRLAHLAEVNNIVADPTAGVSPALQEFFASVQNVATNPSNPPSRQSMLSSAQTLLNRFQVFSQRLNEQRASLNGEISNTVGTINAYAAQVADLNSKIVVAQSSGQPPNDLLDQRDLLVKDLNKMIKTTSLPLSDGSINLFVGNGQGLVVGSQTYTLGAVPNPGNPESLSISYEQNGNSILLPDSLVTGGQLGALLDYRNQSLDLAQNSLERTALGLLSTFNQQHQAGQDLNGNMGKAFWSFSTTNLGPGIDAPKIGLIRPNTNNSVPATAALTGYIQDISKLTTSNYELSYDGTNYALGNMSDGTKYTLTAAEAAALTTPAGFTSSTGLSLSLSATPAAGDRFTIMPLKGFIDQAKVNVSDPREIAAAGPIAAVEPKAPAAVNTGTLKVYQPDVKPQTAVTTDTSIDPNLFTPVTLTFVPDASFPSGMAYTVTGAVPVVVGNQEYKAGNEVSYNGWTMKLDGKPASGDSVTVQKNAVTASSDNRNALALGKLQTTRVLDGNTATYQESYGRMVATVGTQTSEATIMGKAQGKLLISAENNRNSVSAVNLDEEAANLLRYQQAYQASSKVIQIAQKAFDEIVNLGR from the coding sequence ATGGCCTCATCGGTATTTGGTATTGGCGTCTCGGGCTTAAATGCCGCTAATTTAGGTTTAACGACCACTGGGCATAATATTGCCAACGTCAACACCGATGGCTATTCTCGGCAAACGATTAAGCAAAGCGCGCCTTATCCTTTGCTGACCGGCAATGGTTTTAATGGTTTGGGCGTGCAGGTCGACTCGATTAAGCGTGTTTATGATCAGTTTTTGACGCGTGCCGTCGATATTGCGCAAACCCAGTCGAGCTACCAGCAAACTCGTTTGGCTCATTTGGCAGAAGTTAATAATATTGTTGCCGATCCAACTGCAGGCGTGTCTCCGGCACTGCAAGAATTTTTTGCCTCAGTACAAAATGTGGCGACCAATCCAAGTAATCCACCGTCGCGTCAATCGATGCTGTCAAGCGCACAAACTTTACTGAATCGCTTTCAGGTTTTTTCTCAGCGCTTAAATGAGCAGCGTGCTTCGCTCAATGGTGAGATCTCTAATACGGTGGGAACGATTAATGCCTATGCCGCACAAGTTGCTGATTTGAACAGTAAAATTGTCGTCGCGCAAAGTAGTGGTCAGCCGCCCAATGATTTGCTGGATCAGCGCGATTTGCTGGTGAAAGATTTAAATAAAATGATTAAAACCACGTCGCTGCCGTTAAGCGATGGTTCGATTAATTTATTTGTTGGTAATGGCCAAGGCTTAGTGGTGGGCTCACAAACCTATACTTTAGGTGCCGTCCCCAATCCTGGTAATCCAGAAAGTCTGTCAATTAGTTATGAGCAAAATGGCAATTCAATTTTACTACCTGATAGTTTAGTGACGGGTGGGCAGTTGGGCGCTTTATTGGATTACCGCAATCAATCGCTGGATTTGGCACAAAATAGTTTAGAGCGCACCGCATTGGGTTTGTTAAGTACGTTCAATCAGCAGCATCAGGCTGGCCAAGATTTAAACGGCAATATGGGCAAAGCATTTTGGTCTTTTTCAACGACCAATTTAGGGCCTGGCATTGACGCCCCGAAGATCGGCTTGATTCGACCCAACACCAATAATAGCGTGCCTGCGACAGCGGCATTAACGGGGTATATTCAAGATATCTCGAAGCTAACGACCAGCAATTATGAGCTCAGTTATGACGGCACGAATTACGCTTTGGGCAATATGAGTGATGGTACTAAATACACATTGACTGCCGCCGAGGCTGCCGCGTTAACTACCCCTGCGGGATTTACGAGCTCTACAGGTTTGTCTTTGTCACTCAGTGCGACTCCCGCTGCCGGGGATCGCTTTACCATCATGCCGTTAAAAGGCTTTATTGATCAGGCGAAGGTCAATGTGAGCGATCCACGGGAAATTGCCGCGGCTGGTCCTATTGCCGCCGTTGAGCCCAAAGCGCCTGCTGCAGTGAATACGGGGACTTTAAAGGTGTATCAGCCTGACGTGAAGCCCCAGACTGCGGTAACGACCGATACCTCGATAGACCCGAATTTATTTACACCCGTGACCTTGACGTTTGTACCTGATGCGTCGTTCCCCTCGGGGATGGCTTATACCGTGACTGGGGCAGTGCCAGTAGTGGTTGGCAATCAGGAGTACAAAGCCGGTAACGAGGTGAGTTACAACGGTTGGACGATGAAACTCGATGGCAAACCGGCCAGTGGCGATAGTGTCACGGTGCAAAAAAATGCGGTAACAGCTAGCTCAGATAACCGCAATGCTTTGGCGCTAGGGAAATTACAAACCACCCGAGTATTGGATGGCAATACGGCGACGTATCAAGAGTCGTATGGCCGTATGGTGGCAACAGTGGGGACGCAAACCAGTGAGGCGACCATTATGGGCAAGGCGCAAGGTAAGTTGTTAATTAGTGCCGAAAATAATCGCAATTCAGTTTCAGCAGTCAATTTAGATGAAGAGGCGGCTAATTTATTGCGCTATCAGCAGGCTTATCAGGCCTCAAGTAAAGTCATTCAAATCGCTCAAAAAGCCTTTGATGAAATCGTTAATTTAGGCCGATAA
- the flgL gene encoding flagellar hook-associated protein FlgL — MRIATTTIFSLGSNALQMHQSDQAKLQAQLSANRRVLTPADDPIASARILDLAQAQSINGQYGTNSATADSFMRLSESTLQQVTSTIQNVQELAVRAGNPALTASEKKTLDAELQGRYQELLGLANTTDGQGNYLFSGFKGDIKPFTETSFGQVTYQGDDGKRLVQISDGRQLPISEAGSDIFQKIKNGNGTFVTAYNASNTGSGIVGPGEVTDPNKWALAPAPRDFSIRFQVLPDPVNTSKNITTYDLVNNTTGVSLIDGATVPRAAGTAFPRAYAEGGDIEFKQLATDPVAIPVVPAWDYGIKTNVKGVPAATATTNDSFSVKTSTNVDLFATLGALSSALNTYQSGPTGQAAFQNQLNTALSNLSNSLGSVVTSQAYLGARMNETDSVKDTTEDMKLQYTKTRTALEGLDYAAAISDFAENQMVLDATRKSFAQVQDLSLFKYI, encoded by the coding sequence ATGCGCATCGCAACAACGACCATATTTAGCCTTGGCAGCAATGCATTGCAAATGCATCAAAGTGATCAAGCTAAATTACAGGCGCAGCTGTCAGCCAATCGGCGTGTCTTAACCCCTGCGGATGATCCGATTGCGTCGGCGCGGATTTTGGATTTGGCGCAAGCGCAGTCCATTAATGGCCAATATGGCACCAATAGTGCAACCGCGGATTCATTTATGCGTTTGAGTGAGTCGACGTTGCAGCAAGTGACGTCAACGATACAAAACGTTCAAGAGCTTGCTGTGCGAGCTGGTAATCCAGCGTTAACGGCTAGCGAAAAGAAAACACTGGATGCTGAGTTGCAAGGTCGATATCAAGAGTTATTGGGCTTGGCCAATACCACGGATGGGCAGGGAAATTATCTATTTTCGGGCTTTAAGGGTGACATTAAACCATTTACTGAAACATCTTTTGGACAAGTCACTTACCAAGGGGATGATGGGAAACGCTTGGTGCAAATTTCGGATGGTCGACAATTACCGATTTCTGAAGCCGGTAGCGATATTTTTCAAAAAATTAAAAATGGCAATGGGACGTTTGTAACAGCTTATAACGCGAGTAATACCGGTTCTGGGATTGTGGGGCCCGGTGAAGTGACTGATCCTAATAAATGGGCGTTGGCGCCTGCGCCACGTGATTTTAGTATTCGCTTTCAAGTTTTACCTGATCCTGTTAATACCTCTAAAAATATAACCACGTATGATTTGGTCAATAACACCACAGGCGTGTCTTTGATTGACGGTGCCACTGTACCACGTGCTGCGGGCACGGCATTTCCGCGAGCTTATGCTGAAGGTGGAGATATTGAGTTCAAACAATTAGCCACCGATCCGGTTGCCATCCCTGTCGTGCCAGCATGGGATTATGGAATTAAAACCAATGTGAAAGGTGTGCCAGCCGCGACGGCCACCACGAACGATAGCTTTAGCGTTAAAACCAGCACCAATGTGGATTTGTTTGCTACCTTGGGCGCCTTATCAAGTGCTTTAAATACCTATCAATCCGGTCCAACAGGGCAGGCTGCATTTCAAAATCAATTGAATACCGCCTTATCGAATTTATCGAATTCACTGGGTAGTGTGGTGACGAGTCAGGCCTATCTTGGCGCTCGAATGAATGAAACTGATTCAGTAAAAGACACCACTGAAGACATGAAATTGCAATACACTAAGACGCGTACGGCGCTCGAGGGGCTCGATTATGCCGCGGCCATCAGTGATTTTGCCGAGAATCAGATGGTGCTTGATGCCACGCGTAAAAGTTTTGCTCAGGTGCAAGACTTAAGCTTGTTTAAATATATTTAG
- the radA gene encoding DNA repair protein RadA has protein sequence MSKVKTTFVCRVCGGTSPKWQGQCPQCGDWNTLEESVVENKAATGRFQSLAADGAIKNLSEVNAEEVPRIPTQMEELDRVLGGGLVPGGVVLIGGDPGIGKSTLLLQALAKLSETQAVLYVSGEESAQQIALRARRLGVPTAKVRLYPEISLEKILLALTAEVPKVVVIDSIQTMFTEALSSAPGSVAQVRECSSQLTRFAKRHGTSVLLVGHVTKDGAIAGPRVLEHIVDAVLYFEGDTHSSFRLIRAIKNRFGAVNELGVFAMTDKGLREVSNPSAMFLSQHAEPVAGSCVMVTQEGTRPMLVEVQALVDDAHSPQVKRLAVGVEQNRLALLLAVLHRHAGIVAFDQDVFINAVGGVRISEPAADLAMLLAIVSSLKNKPLPAKMVVFGEVGLAGEVRPVQRGQERLKEAAKLGFTHAIVPKANRPRQPIDGMTVISVERLDEAVAAAF, from the coding sequence ATGAGTAAAGTAAAAACGACTTTTGTTTGCCGTGTGTGTGGCGGTACATCGCCAAAGTGGCAAGGGCAATGCCCGCAATGTGGCGACTGGAATACGCTGGAAGAAAGTGTGGTTGAAAACAAAGCGGCAACAGGGCGTTTTCAATCATTAGCTGCCGATGGCGCGATTAAAAATCTTTCGGAAGTGAACGCCGAAGAAGTGCCGCGAATTCCAACCCAAATGGAAGAGCTCGATCGGGTTTTGGGTGGCGGTTTAGTGCCCGGCGGTGTGGTGTTAATTGGTGGTGATCCAGGTATTGGTAAATCAACGCTGTTATTGCAAGCTTTAGCCAAACTCTCTGAAACTCAGGCTGTCTTGTATGTTAGTGGTGAGGAATCAGCACAGCAAATTGCATTGAGGGCACGTCGTTTGGGGGTGCCAACGGCGAAGGTGCGGCTTTATCCTGAGATCAGTTTGGAAAAAATATTATTAGCCCTGACTGCCGAAGTGCCTAAAGTCGTGGTGATAGATTCGATTCAAACCATGTTTACTGAAGCACTAAGCAGTGCACCGGGTAGTGTGGCACAAGTTAGAGAATGTTCATCGCAGCTGACTCGTTTTGCCAAGCGGCATGGCACTTCAGTACTCCTCGTTGGCCATGTGACCAAAGACGGTGCCATTGCTGGGCCACGCGTGCTTGAGCATATTGTCGATGCGGTTTTGTATTTTGAAGGCGATACGCATTCGAGTTTTCGTTTGATTCGAGCGATTAAAAATCGATTTGGCGCAGTGAATGAGTTGGGCGTTTTTGCCATGACTGATAAAGGTTTGCGCGAAGTTTCCAACCCATCTGCGATGTTTTTAAGTCAGCACGCGGAGCCCGTGGCTGGATCTTGTGTTATGGTCACGCAAGAAGGAACTCGGCCGATGTTGGTAGAGGTGCAGGCTTTGGTGGATGATGCCCATTCTCCGCAGGTAAAGCGTTTGGCGGTTGGCGTTGAGCAAAATCGATTGGCTTTATTGTTGGCTGTATTGCATCGCCATGCTGGTATTGTCGCCTTTGATCAAGACGTGTTTATTAATGCCGTTGGTGGGGTGCGAATTTCAGAGCCTGCAGCCGATTTAGCAATGCTGCTCGCCATTGTTTCGTCATTAAAAAATAAGCCCTTGCCTGCAAAAATGGTCGTTTTTGGTGAGGTTGGCTTGGCAGGTGAAGTGCGTCCTGTGCAGCGTGGTCAAGAACGCCTGAAAGAGGCAGCTAAATTGGGTTTTACGCATGCGATTGTGCCTAAAGCCAATCGACCTCGGCAGCCCATTGACGGAATGACGGTGATTTCTGTCGAGCGCTTGGATGAGGCGGTTGCTGCTGCTTTTTGA
- the trxA gene encoding thioredoxin TrxA produces MSENILHVTDASFDVEVLQAQEPVLVDYWAEWCGPCKMIAPILDDIALEYAGKLKVAKLNIDENQATPPKFGIRGIPTLMLFVGGEVKSTKVGALSKSQLTAFIDSNI; encoded by the coding sequence ATGAGTGAAAATATCCTACACGTTACTGATGCAAGTTTTGATGTTGAAGTGCTGCAAGCTCAAGAGCCGGTACTGGTTGATTACTGGGCAGAATGGTGTGGTCCGTGCAAAATGATTGCGCCAATTTTGGATGACATCGCGCTTGAGTACGCTGGGAAGTTGAAAGTGGCAAAATTAAATATCGATGAAAATCAAGCAACACCACCTAAGTTTGGTATTCGCGGTATTCCAACGTTGATGCTTTTTGTTGGCGGGGAAGTGAAATCGACGAAGGTTGGCGCGTTGTCGAAATCGCAGTTGACTGCATTTATTGATAGTAATATTTGA
- the rho gene encoding transcription termination factor Rho, producing the protein MHLSDLKHLHVTELVEMAISFEIDGANRMRKQDLIFALLKNRAKKGESIFGEGTLEVLPDGFGFLRSPDTSYLAGPDDIYVSPSQIRRFNLHTGDSIEGEIRIPKDGERYFALVKVDRVNSDAPEASKHKILFENLTPLFPTERLKLERDIKAEENITGRVIDLMAPIGKGQRALLVAPPKTGKTVMLQHIAHAITANHPEVVMIVLLIDERPEEVTEMLRSVKGEVVSSTFDEPATRHVQVAEMVIEKAKRLVEHKKDVVILLDSITRLARAYNTVVPSSGKVLTGGVDANALQRPKRFFGAARNIEEGGSLTIIATALVDTGSRMDDVIYEEFKGTGNNEIQLDRRMAEKRIFPSININKSSTRREELLIKPEQLQRIWVLRKLLYPMDDLEAMEFLMDKLKSTKTNLDFFDSMRR; encoded by the coding sequence ATGCATTTGTCTGACCTAAAACATCTGCACGTCACTGAATTAGTCGAAATGGCGATTAGTTTTGAAATTGACGGTGCCAACCGCATGCGTAAGCAAGATTTGATTTTTGCTTTACTTAAAAATCGTGCAAAAAAAGGGGAGAGTATCTTCGGTGAAGGTACGCTCGAAGTGCTGCCGGATGGGTTTGGCTTCTTGCGCAGTCCAGATACGTCTTACTTGGCGGGTCCTGATGATATTTATGTCAGCCCAAGCCAGATTCGTCGCTTTAATTTGCATACTGGTGATTCGATTGAAGGCGAAATTCGAATTCCTAAAGACGGCGAACGTTATTTTGCTTTGGTTAAGGTTGATCGCGTCAATAGCGATGCACCAGAAGCCTCTAAGCATAAAATTCTGTTTGAAAATCTAACCCCTTTATTTCCGACTGAACGTTTGAAATTAGAACGCGATATTAAAGCGGAAGAAAATATCACTGGTCGTGTTATCGATTTGATGGCTCCGATTGGTAAAGGACAGCGCGCCTTACTGGTGGCGCCGCCTAAAACCGGTAAAACAGTCATGCTGCAACATATTGCACATGCAATTACTGCCAATCACCCCGAAGTCGTGATGATTGTATTGCTGATTGACGAGCGTCCTGAAGAAGTGACCGAGATGTTGCGCTCAGTGAAAGGCGAAGTAGTTTCGTCGACGTTTGATGAGCCAGCGACACGCCATGTGCAAGTCGCTGAGATGGTGATTGAAAAAGCGAAACGTTTGGTAGAGCACAAAAAAGACGTGGTGATTTTGCTTGATTCGATTACCCGGTTAGCGCGTGCGTATAATACGGTCGTTCCGTCATCAGGCAAGGTGTTAACCGGCGGGGTTGATGCCAATGCTTTACAGCGACCAAAACGTTTCTTTGGTGCCGCTCGAAATATTGAAGAAGGTGGTAGTTTAACCATTATCGCGACGGCTTTGGTAGATACCGGTAGTCGTATGGACGATGTGATCTACGAAGAATTTAAAGGTACGGGTAATAACGAGATTCAACTTGATCGCCGAATGGCAGAAAAGCGAATTTTCCCTTCGATTAATATCAATAAATCAAGCACGCGCCGTGAAGAACTCCTGATCAAGCCAGAGCAGTTGCAGCGTATTTGGGTGTTACGTAAATTACTTTACCCGATGGACGATCTGGAAGCGATGGAGTTTTTGATGGATAAACTCAAGTCGACAAAAACGAATTTAGATTTTTTTGACTCGATGCGTCGTTAA
- the rpmE gene encoding 50S ribosomal protein L31 — MKAGIHPNYEEINVTCSCGNAFKTESTLCKDLHVEVCAECHPFYTGKQKIVDTAGRIEKFNSKFARFTR; from the coding sequence ATGAAAGCTGGTATCCACCCTAATTACGAAGAAATCAACGTGACTTGCTCTTGCGGCAATGCATTTAAAACTGAGTCTACTTTATGCAAAGACTTGCACGTTGAGGTTTGTGCTGAATGCCATCCATTCTACACTGGCAAGCAAAAAATCGTTGATACGGCAGGCCGTATTGAGAAATTCAATTCTAAATTTGCTCGTTTCACGCGCTAA
- a CDS encoding ArnT family glycosyltransferase, with the protein MLTYQANLKSAPQAGQTQDKPWLLLLLCLFWLIPGLVGHDPWKPDENTSMAIVAYFMRHSNWTIASIAEIPQFSQAPLYYWVATLLANALSWFGIAAHDAARLSTGLWMGLGMWGTGLAARDLFGRRFGRMAVIILLGCLGLPLWGHHVSPAVVVLAAFAWLAYALTLAMKRPLRAGVILALVFLVLLTGASWADALLAVCISSLLLLFSQWRKMSYLVTLVTALIIALPFAALWGYSLQNISGELFQTWWRYYAWGVFGGARSFAIGHEFGFLPAVLVWFAWPALPLAAWSIYLFRHEMLQPRWQLLLTMLIAQLGFIVLSGKTSEALILPLLVTLALIASAGVDELRRGAAAALNWFSLLTLGLAAIFVWMAWLALATGFPVGLGDYLQKYSSAPMPALGLGLVFAIVVTLLWGRMLFRKRPIGRRALVNWTCGLTLVIGLMVGLFQTWIDAGKSYRPVAAGLVKAMKPYPQACIDVSQLSKDPIAAMVYFTDLQFDARAGNHCSFTLLQNEAKQNAKDFIWTGHRLGEHREVFSLYSR; encoded by the coding sequence ATGCTGACCTATCAAGCGAATCTAAAATCGGCACCCCAAGCAGGGCAAACTCAAGATAAACCTTGGCTTTTGTTGTTACTTTGTTTGTTCTGGCTTATCCCCGGGCTCGTTGGGCATGACCCTTGGAAGCCTGATGAAAATACCAGTATGGCCATTGTGGCCTATTTTATGCGCCATTCCAATTGGACTATTGCGTCGATTGCTGAGATTCCACAATTTAGCCAAGCGCCACTTTATTATTGGGTGGCCACGCTATTGGCCAATGCTTTGTCTTGGTTTGGTATTGCCGCCCACGATGCTGCTCGATTAAGTACTGGCTTATGGATGGGGCTGGGTATGTGGGGAACGGGCTTGGCTGCTCGTGACTTGTTTGGTCGACGCTTTGGCCGTATGGCCGTTATTATTTTATTGGGTTGCTTGGGCTTACCTTTGTGGGGGCATCATGTGTCACCTGCGGTCGTGGTGTTGGCTGCATTTGCTTGGCTGGCCTATGCCTTGACCTTGGCGATGAAGCGCCCATTGCGCGCTGGTGTGATCTTGGCGTTGGTGTTTTTAGTGTTGTTGACTGGCGCTAGTTGGGCCGATGCATTATTAGCAGTCTGCATCTCATCGCTTTTATTGCTGTTTTCGCAGTGGCGAAAAATGAGTTATCTGGTAACGCTGGTTACTGCGCTCATTATTGCATTGCCTTTTGCTGCGTTGTGGGGCTATTCGCTGCAAAATATCTCCGGTGAATTATTTCAAACTTGGTGGCGTTATTATGCGTGGGGTGTTTTTGGTGGCGCGCGCTCATTTGCAATTGGACATGAATTTGGTTTTTTACCTGCAGTTTTAGTGTGGTTTGCTTGGCCTGCATTGCCACTTGCGGCATGGTCGATTTACTTATTTCGACATGAAATGCTGCAGCCGCGCTGGCAATTATTATTAACCATGTTGATTGCCCAGCTTGGATTTATTGTTTTGTCGGGTAAGACTAGTGAAGCATTGATCTTGCCGCTTTTGGTGACCTTGGCTTTGATTGCAAGTGCTGGTGTTGATGAGCTAAGGCGAGGGGCAGCAGCAGCATTAAATTGGTTTAGCTTGCTCACTTTGGGTCTGGCGGCAATCTTCGTGTGGATGGCTTGGCTGGCTTTAGCGACTGGATTTCCTGTGGGCTTGGGCGACTACTTGCAAAAATACAGCTCGGCGCCAATGCCTGCATTAGGCTTGGGTTTGGTATTTGCTATCGTTGTCACCCTGCTATGGGGGCGCATGTTGTTTCGTAAGCGGCCAATTGGTCGGCGTGCCTTAGTCAATTGGACTTGTGGCTTAACGCTGGTAATTGGTTTGATGGTTGGCTTGTTTCAGACGTGGATCGATGCTGGTAAGTCGTATCGTCCAGTTGCTGCAGGTTTGGTTAAAGCTATGAAGCCTTATCCACAGGCTTGCATTGATGTTTCTCAGCTATCAAAAGATCCGATCGCGGCGATGGTTTATTTTACTGATCTTCAGTTTGATGCGAGGGCGGGGAATCATTGTTCATTTACATTGCTACAAAATGAAGCCAAACAGAATGCTAAAGATTTTATTTGGACCGGACATCGCTTGGGTGAACATCGCGAGGTTTTTTCGCTTTACTCGCGCTGA
- a CDS encoding DUF3149 domain-containing protein, whose amino-acid sequence MENTPLANILTSTIGILSLFTIGFIIAMAIYLYIYVQRHINAEIAEQNSKQDQV is encoded by the coding sequence ATGGAAAATACCCCGCTTGCCAATATCCTAACTTCAACCATCGGTATATTGAGCCTTTTTACTATCGGCTTTATCATTGCCATGGCGATTTATCTCTATATTTATGTGCAGCGCCATATCAATGCTGAAATTGCCGAACAAAATTCCAAACAAGATCAAGTTTAA
- a CDS encoding YajQ family cyclic di-GMP-binding protein, translating to MNQDLIHLNLKPILFIHHPASLNMPSFDITSATDMVALKNAIDVAAKTIINRYDFKGTSAKVELNEKDKLITLHGDSDFQLDQIKDIVFPALEKKEADSSKRLEQGDVQKVSGNKVKQTLTIKDGIDQELAKKIIRIIKDSKLKVQAAIQGDEVRITGKDRDALQGVIALMRQSISDFPLQYQNFRD from the coding sequence GTGAATCAAGACTTGATTCACTTGAATTTAAAACCTATTTTATTTATTCATCATCCTGCGAGCCTTAATATGCCTTCTTTCGACATTACCTCTGCCACCGATATGGTCGCGCTAAAAAATGCGATTGATGTGGCGGCAAAAACCATTATTAATCGTTACGACTTTAAAGGCACCAGTGCCAAAGTTGAACTGAACGAGAAAGATAAACTCATCACTTTACACGGTGATTCAGATTTTCAACTCGATCAAATTAAAGATATTGTTTTCCCAGCCCTAGAGAAAAAAGAAGCCGATAGCAGCAAACGCCTAGAACAAGGCGATGTGCAAAAAGTATCGGGTAATAAAGTCAAACAAACGCTAACCATCAAAGATGGTATTGACCAAGAATTAGCCAAAAAAATCATTCGCATCATTAAAGATTCAAAACTGAAAGTGCAAGCGGCGATTCAAGGCGATGAAGTCCGCATCACCGGTAAAGATCGCGATGCCCTGCAAGGTGTTATTGCTTTAATGCGCCAATCGATCAGCGATTTTCCTTTGCAATACCAAAATTTCCGTGACTAA
- the ppnP gene encoding pyrimidine/purine nucleoside phosphorylase — translation MSQFDQVSVLKQGNVYFDGKCVSHTVLFADGSKKTIGVIQPSALTFNTGAAEIMEIVAGVCSVKLANESTATTYSAGQSFSVPANSSFDIETIETLHYVCHFA, via the coding sequence ATGAGCCAATTTGATCAAGTTTCTGTTTTAAAGCAAGGCAATGTCTATTTTGATGGCAAATGTGTCAGCCATACTGTTTTGTTTGCCGATGGCAGCAAAAAAACCATCGGTGTTATTCAACCGTCCGCACTGACTTTTAATACCGGCGCAGCTGAAATCATGGAAATTGTTGCTGGGGTATGCTCAGTTAAACTAGCGAACGAAAGCACTGCAACAACATACTCTGCTGGTCAATCTTTCAGCGTTCCAGCGAACTCAAGCTTTGATATTGAAACCATCGAAACGCTGCATTACGTTTGTCATTTCGCCTAA
- a CDS encoding DUF2788 domain-containing protein produces the protein MDEEQFTTLSVTILCSALIIYMGFIIYNLAKESKAGKYGTIVLFFVLGFGMLGFIAKEILSKVLLK, from the coding sequence ATGGATGAAGAACAATTCACCACGCTTTCGGTGACCATTTTATGCAGTGCTTTAATCATCTATATGGGTTTTATCATTTACAATCTTGCCAAAGAATCAAAAGCAGGCAAATACGGCACCATTGTGCTGTTCTTTGTGCTTGGCTTTGGCATGCTCGGTTTTATTGCCAAAGAAATTCTATCGAAAGTATTACTCAAATAA